Proteins encoded in a region of the Lepeophtheirus salmonis chromosome 6, UVic_Lsal_1.4, whole genome shotgun sequence genome:
- the LOC121120744 gene encoding uncharacterized protein isoform X1 — translation MHMMYKAFQDRVGDDQNLDIHNKFTSSPTKTILGALTPRSVSRDPIIPKKNMSHIQTYKTSIPEHIEEIPFRRQDKRILYARKKRVVDRKLIILLNAIGLFILIMGLVFFVLYFVFNRENKRTRIFVVLGPVLAVIGIVVMMFSIEVCMRLWRNKKREKDPEIDDVENIHHIKHWIHPELIPFGWGHRDSLWESSINDAEDIQIDLTQEGPSTNQESNLVKVLAHTDISSDIFDESLRYNGIDRPTLSINPSSPIEQICGEFQDPQEKVKNIFMKQT, via the exons atgCATATGATGTACAAAGCGTTTCAAGATCGAGTGGGAGATGATCAGAACTTGGATATACACAATAAGTTCACATCAAGTCCTACCAAAACTATCTTGGGTGCCTTAACTCCTCGATCCGTTTCTAGAGATCcaatcattccaaaaaaaaatatgagccaCATACAAACCTATAAAACCAGCATTCCTGAA CATATTGAAGAAATACCGTTTCGAAGACAAGATAAACGTATACTctatgcaagaaaaaaaagagttgttgACCGTAAGCTCATCATACTTTTGAATGCCATTGGACTATTTATTCTAATTATGGGTCTAGTTTTCTTTGTTCTTTACTTTGTATTCAATCGAG AAAATAAACGTACAAGAATATTTGTTGTTCTTGGACCCGTACTCGCTGTGATAGGTATAGTTGTGATGATGTTCTCAATTGAAGTGTGTATGCGCCTTTGGAGAaataagaaaagagaaaaagatcCAGAGATTGATGATGTTGAAAATATTCATCATATAAAACATTGGATCCATCCtg AGCTGATCCCATTTGGTTGGGGTCATCGCGATAGTCTTTGGGAAAGTTCCATCAACGATGCAGAGGATATCCAGATTGATTTAACACAAGAGGGGCCGTCTACTAATCAAGAGAGCAATTTAGTCAAAGTCCTTGCTCACACTGATATCTCTTCCGATATTTTCGATGAGTCCCTTCGGTATAATGGTATTGATCGACCCACTCTCTCAATAAACCCTTCGAGTCCAATCGAGCAAATCTGTGGAGAATTCCAGGATCcacaagaaaaagtcaaaaacatttttatgaaacagaCTTGA
- the LOC121120744 gene encoding uncharacterized protein isoform X2, giving the protein MHMMYKAFQDRVGDDQNLDIHNKFTSSPTKTILGALTPRSVSRDPIIPKKNMSHIQTYKTSIPEHIEEIPFRRQDKRILYARKKRVVDLFFVLYFVFNRENKRTRIFVVLGPVLAVIGIVVMMFSIEVCMRLWRNKKREKDPEIDDVENIHHIKHWIHPELIPFGWGHRDSLWESSINDAEDIQIDLTQEGPSTNQESNLVKVLAHTDISSDIFDESLRYNGIDRPTLSINPSSPIEQICGEFQDPQEKVKNIFMKQT; this is encoded by the exons atgCATATGATGTACAAAGCGTTTCAAGATCGAGTGGGAGATGATCAGAACTTGGATATACACAATAAGTTCACATCAAGTCCTACCAAAACTATCTTGGGTGCCTTAACTCCTCGATCCGTTTCTAGAGATCcaatcattccaaaaaaaaatatgagccaCATACAAACCTATAAAACCAGCATTCCTGAA CATATTGAAGAAATACCGTTTCGAAGACAAGATAAACGTATACTctatgcaagaaaaaaaagagttgttgACC TTTTCTTTGTTCTTTACTTTGTATTCAATCGAG AAAATAAACGTACAAGAATATTTGTTGTTCTTGGACCCGTACTCGCTGTGATAGGTATAGTTGTGATGATGTTCTCAATTGAAGTGTGTATGCGCCTTTGGAGAaataagaaaagagaaaaagatcCAGAGATTGATGATGTTGAAAATATTCATCATATAAAACATTGGATCCATCCtg AGCTGATCCCATTTGGTTGGGGTCATCGCGATAGTCTTTGGGAAAGTTCCATCAACGATGCAGAGGATATCCAGATTGATTTAACACAAGAGGGGCCGTCTACTAATCAAGAGAGCAATTTAGTCAAAGTCCTTGCTCACACTGATATCTCTTCCGATATTTTCGATGAGTCCCTTCGGTATAATGGTATTGATCGACCCACTCTCTCAATAAACCCTTCGAGTCCAATCGAGCAAATCTGTGGAGAATTCCAGGATCcacaagaaaaagtcaaaaacatttttatgaaacagaCTTGA